A segment of the Actinomyces sp. oral taxon 171 str. F0337 genome:
GCCTCCTGCTCACGGTCACCCGCATGGTGTTCTCCCACCCCGCCGAGTCCGCGAAGGAACCGGGAATCGTCCTGACGGCAACCCCACGGGTCACGTCCTCCCAGTCCTCGACCACGGCGACGCCGAGCCGCAGCGCAGGCGGTGCCAGCAGTACCCAGCACGAGCCAGACAGCTCCGAAGCGGGATCCGCAGCCTCATCGGGCTCCTCGACGCAGGGCCATGTGCCTCAGGCTGTGGACCCCGACCCGCCTGTCGCTGTCGACCATGGCGATCGTCAACCGGCGCCGGCCGTCCCTGCTGCCCCGGCCGGCCCCGCCGCTCCGGCCGCTACCGGACGGTCCGATGACTTCCACACTGAGGTCGACGCTGATGACGA
Coding sequences within it:
- a CDS encoding ubiquitin carboxyl-hydrolase → MASLLHRFGRGRVVATAVVVVTAGLLLTVTRMVFSHPAESAKEPGIVLTATPRVTSSQSSTTATPSRSAGGASSTQHEPDSSEAGSAASSGSSTQGHVPQAVDPDPPVAVDHGDRQPAPAVPAAPAGPAAPAATGRSDDFHTEVDADDDRKPANNGLREADDDDRDIDD